The following proteins come from a genomic window of Oxyura jamaicensis isolate SHBP4307 breed ruddy duck chromosome 12, BPBGC_Ojam_1.0, whole genome shotgun sequence:
- the SLC26A6 gene encoding solute carrier family 26 member 6, with translation MALAGVPQARGAAVCVVSRGAPAAAWVRPAGGNLKATALVLGHEEGKEAPSAIPCLPSLPFLLMEGKEQRGGPGAMAAEMVLSHRPGVPRSEVLSEAELEELAQRKPPSKTSVRGCLRKARCSASTAKSLLFRFLPILRWLPRYPVKDWLLGDIASGFSVGIMHLPQGLAYALLAGLPPVTGLYSSFYPVFLYFFFGTSRHNSVGPFAVISVMIGSVTESLLPDKDFLVPVNGSDTTIVDEVKRDAARVELVALITILTGVFQVALGLLQFGFVVTYLSDPLVRGYTTAASVHVLISQLKNVFGVSLGEYSGPLSLFKTFIEICQKLPQTNVGTLVTAIIAMVAIFIVKEINHKLASKLPMPIPIELITIIISTGISYGVDLKSKFGISVVGDIPSGMKPPVVPKTSYFGQVVGNAFAIAIVGYAICISLGKIFALKHGYKVDSNQELIALGLSNFLGGFFQCFAISCSMSRSLVQESTGGNSQVAGVISSLVILVTILKIGELFRDLPKAILAAIIIVNLKGMFKQFTDFRTLWKSNRVDLMIWIVTFVATLLLNLDIGLGASVAFALLTVIFRTQLPHYSLLGRVPDTEVYKDVAEYQKVHEVPGVKIFRSSSTLYFANVEMYAEALKKKSGINVDRLIEKKKKALKKLKKQQKKAEKEKAKRKKDMEAECNGPGVAVIELSGEESGAPAEPTLCSLGLPQPDFHAVILDFSSLNFVDTVSIKIVKNIFRDFREIEVDVFVASCPASVLAQLERGNFFSSTITKQCFFPSVHDAVLHITGEQHRAPVRTCPGCPQHRRGEGQPSRPLPSSPSPQAHHSTKL, from the exons ATGGCCCTGGCTGGCGTCCCGCAGGCCCGCGGAGCCGCCGTGTGTGTGGTTAGCCGTGGGGCCCCGGCAGCAGCCTGGGTGAGGCCAGCGGGAGGAAACCTGAAGGCAACGGCGCTGGTCTTGGGCCAcgaggaaggaaaggaggcaCCGAGCGCGATCCCGTGTCTTCCGTCCCTCCCTTTCTTACTGATGGAGGGGAAAGAGCAG CGTGGGGGGCCAGGGGCCATGGCGGCAGAGATGGTGCTGAGCCACCGGCCTGGGGTGCCCCGCAGCGAGGTGCTGAGCGAGGctgagctggaggagctggcgCAGCGGAAACCTCCCAGCAAGACCTCGGTGCGCGGCTGTCTCCGGAAGGCAAG ATGCTCAGCCTCCACCGCCAAGTCTCTGCTCTTCCGCTTCTTGCCCATCCTGCGCTGGCTGCCCCGGTACCCGGTGAAGGACTGGCTGCTGGGGGACATCGCCTCGGGCTTCAGCGTGGGCATCATGCACCTGCCCCAGG GGCTCGCCTACGCGCTGCTGGCCGGGCTGCCACCCGTCACCGGCCTCTATTCCTCCTTCTACCCCGTCTTCCTCTACTTCTTCTTCGGGACATCCAGGCACAACTCCGTGG GCCCCTTTGCTGTCATCTCCGTCATGATCGGCAGCGTGACAGAATCCCTGCTGCCCGACAAGGACTTCTTGGTGCCTGTCAACGGCAGCGACACCACGATAGTGGATGAGGTGAAGCGGGACGCAGCCAGGGTGGAGCTGGTGGCCCTGATCACCATCCTGACGGGTGTCTTCCAG GTGGCCCTGGGACTCCTGCAGTTCGGCTTCGTGGTTACCTACCTCTCGGACCCGCTGGTACGCGGCTACACCACCGCCGCCTCTGTGCACGTCCTCATCTCCCAGCTCAAGAACGTTTTTGGGGTCTCCCTGGGCGAGTACTCGGGGCCGCTCTCTCTGTTCAAG ACCTTCATTGAGATCTGCCAGAAGCTGCCGCAGACCAACGTGGGCACCCTGGTGACAGCCATCATTGCCATGGTGGCCATCTTCATCGTGAAGGAGATCAACCACAAGTTGGCCTCCAAGCTCCCCATGCCCATCCCCATCGAGCTCATCACG ATCATCATCTCCACCGGCATCTCCTACGGCGTCGACCTGAAATCCAAGTTCGGCATCTCCGTGGTGGGCGACATCCCCAGCGG GATGAAGCCTCCTGTGGTCCCTAAAACCAGCTACTTTGGGCAGGTGGTGGGCAACGCCTTCGCCATCGCCATAGTGGGTTACGCCATCTGCATCTCCCTGGGTAAGATTTTTGCCCTGAAGCATGGCTACAAAGTGGACAGCAACCAG GAGCTGATCGCTCTGGGCCTCAGCAACTTCCTGGGGGGCTTCTTCCAGTGCTTCGCCATCAGCTGCTCCATGTCGCGGAGCCTGGTGCAGGAGAGCACGGGGGGCAACAGCCAG GTGGCTGGTGTCATCTCATCCCTGGTCATCCTGGTGACCATCCTGAAGATCGGAGAGCTCTTCCGGGACCTCCCCAAG GCCATCTTGGCTGCCATCATCATCGTCAACCTCAAGGGCATGTTCAAGCAGTTCACAGACTTCCGCACGCTCTGGAAGTCCAACCGCGTGGACCTG ATGATCTGGATCGTGACGTTTGTGGCCACCCTCTTGCTGAACCTGGACATTGGCCTGGGAGCCTCGGTGGCCTTCGCGCTGCTCACCGTCATCTTCCGGACCCAGCT cccccactACTCCCTTCTGGGACGCGTTCCCGACACCGAAGTCTACAAGGATGTGGCTGAATACCAGAAG GTACATGAGGTCCCTGGCGTGAAGATTTTCCGCTCTTCCTCCACGCTCTATTTTGCCAACGTGGAGATGTACGCCGAGGCGCTGAAGAAGAAG AGCGGCATCAACGTGGATCGCCTGATcgagaagaagaagaaggcactcaagaaactgaagaaacagcagaagaaagcagagaaggagaaggcaaagaggaaaaag gaCATGGAAGCTGAATGCAACGGGCCGGGTGTTGCGGTGATCGAGCTGAGCGGGGAGGAGAGCGGTGCCCCCGCTGAGCCCACCCTGtgctccctggggctgccccagcccgaCTTCCATGCTGTCATCCTGGACTTCAGCTCCCTCAATTTCGTGGACACCGTCTCCATCAAGATCGTGAAGAAT ATCTTCAGGGATTTCCGTGAAATAGAAGTGGACGTTTTTGTTGCCAGCTGCCCGG CGTCCGTCCTCGCCCAGCTGGAGCGGGGCAACTTCTTCAGCTCGACCATCACCAAGCAATGCTTCTTCCCCTCGGTGCACGATGCCGTGCTGCACATCACCggggagcagcacagagccccgGTGAGGACCTGTCCCGGCTGTCCCCAGCACCGCCGTGGAGAGGGGCAGCCCAGCCGaccccttccttcctctccgTCCCCACAGGCGCACCACAGCACCAAACTGTAG
- the LOC118173362 gene encoding cytochrome b-c1 complex subunit 1, mitochondrial: protein MAASSLCRAAGRALVRRPHSAPLLTLTRNRGAATYAQTLQNIPETQVTTLDNGLRVASEESNQPTCTVGVWIGAGSRYENEKNNGAGYFVEHLAFKGTKKRSCAAFEKEVESMGAHLNGYTSREQTAYYIKALSKDMPKVVELLADVVQNCALEESQIEKERGVILQEMKEIDNNLTDVTFDYLHATAFQGTPLAHTVEGTTENIKHLTRADLASYVEAHFKAPRMVLAAAGGISHKELVDAARQHFSGVPFAYKEDAVPVLPRCRFTGSEIRARDDGLPVAHVALAVEGPGWADPDNVVLHVANAIIGCYDRTFGGGKNLSSRLAALAVEHKLCHSFQTFNTSYSDTGLFGFHFVSDPLSVDDMMFCAQAEWMRLCTSTTESEVKRAKNYLRNTMVAQLDGTTPVCETIGSHLLNYGRRIPLEEWDARISAVDARMVREVCSKYIYDKCPALAAVGPIEQLLDYNRIRSGMYWVRF from the exons ATGGCGGCGTCCTCCCTGTGCCGGGCGGCCGGGCGGGCCCTGGTGCGCCGCCCTCACAGC GCACCCCTACTGACCTTGACGAGGAACCGAGGTGCCGCCACCTATGCGCAGACACTCCAGAATATTCCCGAGACACAAGTCACCACGCTGGACAACGGCCTGCGTGTGGCTTCAGAGGAGTCCAACCAGCCGACGTGTACG GTGGGCGTGTGGATCGGGGCAGGGAGCCGctatgaaaatgagaagaacaATGGGGCCGGTTACTTTGTGGAACATCTGGCATTTAAG GGCACAAAGAAGCGTTCCTGTGCTGCCTTTGAGAAGGAGGTGGAGAGCATGGGTGCTCACCTGAACGGGTACACCTCGCGTGAGCAGACTGCCTATTACATAAAGGCCTTGTCCAAGGACATGCCCAAAG TGGTGGAGCTCCTGGCTGACGTTGTGCAGAACTGCGCGCTGGAGGAGTCTCAGATTGAGAAGGAACGTGGCGTCATCCTGCAGGAGATGAAGGAAATCGACAACAACCTGACGGATGTGACCTTTGATTACCTTCACGCCACTGCTTTCCAGGGCACTCCACTGGCCCACACCGTCGAGGGGACCACGGAGAACATCAA GCACCTGACTCGGGCGGATCTAGCTTCATATGTTGAAGCTCACTTCAAGGCACCTCGTATGgtcctggcagctgctggag GGATTTCCCACAAAGAGCTGGTGGATGCAGCTAGGCAACACTTCAGCGGGGTGCCCTTTGCGTACAAGGAGGATGCTGTGCCCGTTCTGCCACGCTGTCGTTTCACAGGGAGCGAG ATCCGTGCCAGAGACGATGGTCTGCCCGTTGCCCACGTTGCTCTTGCTGTGGAGGGGCCCGGCTGGGCTGACCCAGACAACGTTGTCCTGCATGTGGCTAATGCCATCATCGGGTGCTACGACCGCACGTTTGGAGGCGGCAAG AATCTGTCCAGCAGGCTAGCTGCGCTTGCAGTGGAGCATAAACTCTGCCACAGTTTCCAGACGTTCAACACCTCCTACTCCGATACTGGCCTCTTCggtttccattttgtttctgatCCTCTCTCCGTAGATGATATGATGTTTTGTGCTCAGGCCGAGTG GATGCGTCTGTGCACTAGCACCACAGAGTCAGAGGTGAAGAGAGCCAAGAACTATCTCCGAAACACCATGGTAGCTCAGCTGGATG GTACTACTCCAGTGTGTGAAACGATTGGAAGCCACCTCTTAAACTATGGGCGCCGTATCCCGCTGGAGGAATGGGATGCCAGGATTTCT GCTGTTGATGCAAGGATGGTGAGGGAGGTCTGCAGTAAATACATCTATGACAAATGCCCAGCGCTTGCAGCAGTTG GTCCCATTGAACAGCTCTTGGATTACAACCGTATCCGCAGTGGCATGTACTGGGTCCGTTTCTAG